One Natrinema longum genomic window carries:
- a CDS encoding DNA-directed RNA polymerase subunit L, translated as MELRVTESTDNELSIEIAGEDHTFMNVLKGALLEHDDVSAATYDVNPEQSGGQTEPILTIKTEGGADPLECLEEAAVTVREKATSFRDAFEAAA; from the coding sequence ATGGAACTGCGGGTCACCGAGAGCACCGACAACGAACTCTCGATCGAGATCGCCGGCGAGGATCACACCTTCATGAACGTGCTCAAGGGCGCGCTGCTCGAGCACGACGACGTGAGCGCAGCGACCTACGACGTCAACCCTGAGCAGTCGGGGGGCCAGACCGAGCCGATCCTGACGATCAAGACCGAAGGCGGCGCGGATCCCCTCGAGTGCCTCGAGGAGGCGGCCGTGACCGTCCGCGAGAAGGCGACGTCGTTCCGGGACGCGTTCGAAGCGGCCGCCTGA
- the hisF gene encoding imidazole glycerol phosphate synthase subunit HisF, translating into MVLTKRVIPCIDVDLDEDGNPAVYTGVNFEDLKYTGDPVEMARAYNRAGADEFVFLDITASAEGRETMLDVVERVADEVFIPLTVGGGIRTTEDIKETLRAGADKVSITTGALERPELINEGATAFGNQCIVISVDARRRFDEGGEHYVEIDGESCWFECTKKGGREGTGIDVLEWAAEAESRGAGELFVNSIDKDGTKDGYDLPLTKAVCDTVDTPVIASSGCGGPEDMYDVFTEAGADAGLAASIFHFDEYSIEDTKAYLDERGVPVRL; encoded by the coding sequence ATGGTACTGACAAAGCGAGTCATCCCGTGTATCGACGTGGATCTCGACGAGGACGGGAACCCGGCGGTCTACACCGGCGTCAACTTCGAGGACCTGAAATACACCGGCGATCCCGTCGAGATGGCCCGCGCGTACAATCGTGCGGGCGCAGACGAGTTCGTCTTCCTCGACATCACCGCCTCCGCGGAGGGCCGCGAGACGATGCTCGATGTCGTTGAGCGCGTCGCCGACGAGGTCTTTATCCCGCTCACAGTGGGCGGCGGCATCCGCACCACCGAGGACATCAAGGAGACCCTGCGGGCCGGCGCGGACAAGGTCTCGATCACCACCGGGGCGCTCGAGCGGCCCGAACTGATCAACGAGGGTGCTACGGCCTTCGGCAACCAGTGTATCGTCATCAGCGTCGACGCCCGGCGGCGCTTCGACGAGGGGGGCGAGCACTACGTCGAGATCGACGGCGAGTCCTGCTGGTTCGAGTGTACGAAGAAGGGCGGCCGCGAGGGGACCGGCATCGACGTCCTCGAGTGGGCCGCGGAGGCCGAGTCCCGCGGGGCGGGCGAACTGTTCGTCAACTCGATCGACAAGGACGGTACGAAAGACGGCTACGACCTGCCGTTGACGAAGGCGGTCTGTGACACCGTCGACACCCCGGTCATCGCCTCCTCGGGCTGTGGCGGCCCCGAAGACATGTACGACGTCTTCACCGAGGCGGGTGCCGACGCCGGCCTCGCGGCCTCGATCTTCCACTTCGACGAGTACTCCATCGAGGATACCAAAGCGTACCTGGACGAGCGGGGAGTTCCGGTACGATTGTAG
- a CDS encoding DUF7139 domain-containing protein: MKRSSNIFVRVYNSRINPSGDTSEAVGYWLITMGTVLALVGIASFFWASSFPRGDPAYWQYRQAGIALAASALPLAMLGMTFRLPLQPAATVIGGVGVLLCGAAIGWFLQLYPSQWTFAGPSSVLLTYTGGVTFLAAGLTVVPFVTTPTVATPNQSPSRQPYYELHEGDGGWTWILYDSVGHPLAESTVPFDERAAARDAVTELSVTLPVAGTEVTVSGVQNE, encoded by the coding sequence GTGAAAAGAAGCTCCAACATCTTCGTTCGCGTCTACAATTCTAGAATAAATCCAAGTGGGGACACATCCGAAGCAGTCGGCTACTGGCTGATTACCATGGGTACTGTACTCGCACTCGTCGGAATCGCGTCGTTCTTCTGGGCATCGAGCTTTCCCCGTGGGGATCCGGCGTACTGGCAATACAGGCAGGCTGGTATCGCACTTGCCGCGAGCGCACTGCCGCTGGCGATGCTCGGGATGACGTTCCGTCTTCCACTCCAGCCGGCGGCTACCGTGATCGGTGGCGTCGGCGTGCTCCTCTGTGGCGCGGCGATCGGGTGGTTCCTGCAGTTGTATCCGAGTCAGTGGACGTTCGCGGGGCCGAGTTCGGTTCTGCTGACCTACACCGGCGGAGTGACGTTCCTGGCAGCGGGACTGACAGTCGTTCCCTTTGTGACCACTCCGACAGTTGCGACCCCCAATCAGAGCCCATCACGGCAGCCCTACTACGAACTCCACGAGGGAGACGGTGGGTGGACGTGGATCCTCTACGATAGCGTCGGCCACCCCCTCGCCGAAAGTACCGTCCCGTTCGACGAGCGAGCGGCGGCACGAGACGCGGTCACTGAACTCTCCGTCACGCTCCCCGTCGCCGGAACCGAAGTGACCGTCAGCGGGGTCCAGAACGAATGA
- a CDS encoding glycosyltransferase: MSTPIGFLSAVAIVFGLVWLYVNGYTFAPVYRKAFYTLIGRAKDPRVYDEGTAVADGELPVIDVLLPAYDESETIGYSIRALRAAEYPTEKLRVHVVVEASDQTTRGTLSQLKRRYDFREIVVPPSYPGTPNKPRALNYAFERTTGDIVGVIDAEDVVAPELFRQVVCALVDGDHDYVQGRLDMENEDDGLLNTLFRGEYGFWYGMIIPSYFRVGYPVPLGGTTNFATRAVLEAAAAKRLERFGSPWNDAERETLAETGSAGVVPWDPRNVTEDFELGLLLWETGYSMAMVTAVTREESPIGLNGWVRQRTRWQKGKLFTLSQRLRYPPAGIRRKVHIYTQSAMPHLGPINVVGILLVLIYARLVGFLAAPVVAVVLLIGLSMAIQQMVMHTVGYWQVTDNRGLIRIVRATITFVSVPLYWVLQWGADVRAFVQLGFGHLAWEKTSHEGRHVDTADPAAVGSVLSIGGFQVIVAETADGWTWMVNDTDDTVAQATGPFPSEADARAGAELFGESLAIAVGSGSVFEIGMSDPGWTWHLVADEERIAVAPTHQSSVEDSLESVGRVQSAAGLAVLRADPTRERQPDTSEREPERVTPVEP, encoded by the coding sequence ATGAGTACTCCGATTGGGTTCCTGTCGGCCGTTGCGATCGTGTTCGGACTCGTTTGGCTCTACGTCAACGGTTATACGTTCGCACCCGTCTACCGGAAGGCGTTTTATACGCTCATTGGACGGGCGAAAGACCCGCGGGTCTACGACGAAGGCACCGCAGTCGCTGACGGGGAACTGCCGGTGATAGACGTGCTACTCCCGGCGTACGACGAGAGCGAGACGATCGGCTACTCCATTCGTGCGCTGCGAGCGGCCGAGTACCCCACCGAGAAGCTACGTGTTCACGTCGTCGTCGAAGCCTCGGATCAGACCACTCGCGGTACGCTCTCTCAGCTCAAGCGCCGCTACGACTTTCGAGAGATCGTCGTCCCGCCGTCGTATCCCGGGACTCCGAACAAGCCACGAGCACTCAACTACGCCTTCGAACGGACGACCGGCGATATCGTCGGCGTCATCGATGCCGAGGACGTCGTTGCGCCGGAACTGTTCCGGCAGGTCGTTTGCGCGCTCGTCGACGGCGACCACGACTACGTTCAGGGACGACTCGACATGGAAAACGAGGACGATGGCCTGTTGAACACCCTGTTTAGGGGTGAGTACGGCTTCTGGTACGGGATGATCATCCCGAGTTACTTCCGCGTCGGCTATCCGGTGCCCCTCGGCGGAACGACCAATTTCGCGACGCGTGCAGTCCTCGAGGCAGCCGCAGCGAAACGGCTCGAGCGGTTCGGTTCCCCCTGGAACGACGCCGAACGCGAGACGCTGGCCGAAACGGGATCTGCCGGCGTCGTGCCGTGGGATCCTCGAAACGTAACTGAGGACTTCGAGCTCGGGCTCTTGCTCTGGGAGACCGGCTACAGTATGGCGATGGTTACCGCGGTTACTCGTGAGGAGTCTCCCATCGGACTCAACGGATGGGTACGGCAGCGGACCCGGTGGCAGAAAGGGAAGCTGTTCACCCTCTCCCAGCGACTCCGTTACCCGCCGGCAGGGATCCGCCGAAAGGTCCACATCTACACCCAGTCTGCGATGCCACATCTCGGACCGATCAACGTCGTCGGAATCTTGCTCGTGTTGATCTACGCGAGGTTGGTCGGATTCCTCGCGGCACCGGTCGTCGCTGTCGTCTTGCTGATCGGTCTCTCGATGGCCATTCAGCAGATGGTGATGCACACGGTCGGTTACTGGCAGGTCACCGATAACCGGGGATTGATCCGCATCGTACGGGCGACGATTACCTTCGTTAGCGTACCCCTGTACTGGGTGCTTCAGTGGGGCGCAGACGTTCGCGCGTTCGTCCAACTCGGGTTCGGCCACCTGGCGTGGGAGAAGACCAGCCACGAGGGACGACACGTGGACACGGCAGATCCGGCCGCAGTCGGATCCGTGCTGTCGATCGGTGGCTTCCAGGTCATCGTCGCCGAAACCGCCGACGGGTGGACGTGGATGGTGAACGATACCGACGACACCGTGGCCCAGGCGACTGGGCCGTTCCCCTCCGAGGCGGACGCGAGGGCTGGTGCCGAACTGTTCGGTGAGAGCCTAGCGATCGCAGTCGGCTCTGGATCCGTCTTCGAAATCGGGATGTCCGATCCCGGCTGGACGTGGCACCTCGTCGCTGACGAAGAGCGAATCGCCGTTGCGCCCACCCACCAGTCAAGCGTGGAGGACTCACTCGAGAGCGTCGGCCGAGTTCAGTCCGCCGCCGGTCTCGCCGTGCTCAGGGCAGACCCAACCCGAGAGCGTCAACCAGACACGTCGGAACGAGAACCTGAGCGTGTAACTCCAGTAGAGCCCTGA